A single Pseudomonas sp. MM223 DNA region contains:
- the ispD gene encoding 2-C-methyl-D-erythritol 4-phosphate cytidylyltransferase (*Name ispD), producing MIDTLPAFWAVIPAAGVGARMAADRPKQYLELAGQTLLEHSLDCFLGHPALKGVVVSIAEDDPYWPALRCASDSRIQRATGGRERADSVLNALLLLHAQGASDSDWVLVHDAARPNLARSDLDKLLSELADDPVGGLLAVPARDTLKRAGSNGRVSATVDRSTIWQAYTPQMFRLGALHRALAECLVSDVVVTDEASAIEWSGQAPRLVEGRSDNIKVTRPEDLEWLRQRWAGRR from the coding sequence ATGATCGATACCTTGCCGGCCTTCTGGGCCGTGATTCCTGCTGCGGGCGTTGGTGCCCGCATGGCTGCCGACCGCCCCAAGCAATACCTGGAGTTGGCCGGGCAGACCCTTCTCGAGCACAGCCTCGACTGTTTTCTTGGCCACCCTGCGCTCAAGGGCGTGGTGGTCAGCATTGCTGAAGATGACCCTTACTGGCCGGCCCTGCGTTGCGCCAGCGACTCGCGTATCCAGCGCGCGACGGGCGGGCGTGAGCGCGCCGACTCGGTGCTCAACGCTTTGCTGTTGCTGCATGCCCAGGGGGCCTCGGACAGCGACTGGGTGCTGGTGCACGATGCTGCGCGGCCGAACCTTGCGCGCAGCGACCTGGACAAGTTGTTGTCGGAGCTGGCAGACGACCCGGTGGGCGGCCTGCTGGCCGTGCCGGCGCGTGACACCCTCAAGCGTGCCGGCAGCAATGGTCGGGTCAGCGCTACGGTGGACCGCAGCACTATCTGGCAGGCGTACACGCCGCAGATGTTCCGCCTTGGGGCGCTGCACCGGGCGCTGGCCGAGTGCCTGGTGTCGGACGTGGTGGTGACCGATGAGGCCTCTGCCATCGAATGGTCCGGCCAGGCGCCGCGGCTGGTGGAAGGGCGCAGTGACAACATCAAGGTCACCCGGCCCGAAGACCTGGAGTGGCTGCGCCAGCGCTGGGCGGGTAGACGCTGA